In one Microbacterium invictum genomic region, the following are encoded:
- a CDS encoding Rv2578c family radical SAM protein: MRWQGQQLGVADAAALPGLEYLNGLVRSVTTPEFAGITFHEVMAKSALNRVPGSSAMPFDWTINPYRGCSHACSYCFARGTHEYLELDAGKDFDSQIVVKINAVDVLRRELAKPTWLRDPVQLGTNTDPYQRAEGRYRLMPGIVDALTASGTPFSILTKGTLLRRDLPLLAEAAASVPITLAMSIAVFDDGLQAALEPGTPSAAARLDTVRAAVDAGFSVTVFLMPILPHLTDSIAAIDEALRRIRDAGATRVVYGALHLRPGAKEWFLQWLAREHPELVSSYRGLYPGVSATAPKAYRTWLARRVRPLLRAYRLEGGAEDDAHPRAARYTGLAGSPGTGSAPLPHEAADRARLAASVMTTSRGRRAAAPPTLF; encoded by the coding sequence ATGCGATGGCAGGGGCAGCAGTTGGGAGTGGCGGATGCCGCGGCGCTGCCCGGCCTGGAGTACCTCAATGGTCTGGTGCGGTCGGTGACCACACCCGAGTTCGCGGGTATCACGTTCCACGAGGTCATGGCGAAGTCCGCCCTGAACCGCGTGCCGGGATCGTCGGCGATGCCCTTCGACTGGACGATCAACCCCTACCGCGGCTGCAGTCATGCGTGCTCCTATTGCTTCGCCCGGGGAACCCACGAGTACCTCGAGCTGGATGCGGGCAAGGACTTCGACTCGCAGATCGTCGTCAAGATCAACGCCGTCGATGTGCTGCGACGCGAGCTCGCCAAACCGACGTGGCTTCGCGACCCCGTGCAGCTGGGCACCAACACCGACCCGTACCAGCGAGCCGAGGGGCGCTACCGCCTGATGCCTGGGATCGTCGACGCCCTGACGGCATCGGGGACGCCGTTCTCGATCCTGACGAAGGGCACGCTGCTCCGACGCGATCTGCCGCTGCTGGCCGAGGCCGCGGCATCCGTCCCGATCACCCTGGCGATGTCGATCGCCGTCTTCGACGACGGTCTGCAGGCCGCGCTCGAGCCGGGGACGCCGAGCGCGGCGGCGCGGCTCGACACCGTGCGTGCGGCGGTGGATGCGGGATTCTCGGTGACGGTGTTCCTCATGCCGATCTTGCCGCACCTGACGGACTCGATCGCCGCGATCGACGAGGCTCTCCGCCGCATCCGCGACGCGGGCGCGACGCGCGTCGTCTACGGCGCCCTGCACCTGAGACCGGGGGCGAAGGAGTGGTTCCTGCAGTGGCTGGCGCGCGAGCATCCGGAACTGGTGTCGTCGTACCGGGGGTTGTATCCGGGGGTCTCGGCGACCGCACCGAAGGCCTACCGCACCTGGCTCGCACGCCGGGTGCGTCCGCTCCTTCGCGCGTATCGCCTGGAGGGCGGAGCGGAGGATGACGCGCATCCGCGCGCCGCTCGGTACACGGGGTTGGCGGGGAGCCCGGGGACGGGGAGTGCACCGCTCCCGCACGAGGCCGCCGACCGTGCGCGGCTGGCCGCGTCGGTGATGACGACGTCGCGCGGGCGGCGCGCGGCGGCGCCGCCCACTCTCTTCTGA
- a CDS encoding bacteriorhodopsin — translation MDFSLVQSFFMLGFVAMAAGTFWFFMERGDLKPEYRSVASYAAVITFVAAILYYVMKDVVQFPGGDITAAEVDATLPLRYIDWLITTPLLLVEFGLILAIAGAVRRGFVTQLIIADIIMIVFGYLGEVGVPGSASNWIFFIISVLAWLYIVYLIFTVKVPDGAPAHVRGALQVMRLFVVIGWSIYPLGTAIQELIELGGGDAAVAISIAAVIYVIADVLNKVGFGLVAVRAAKKSSVDVVDAAPGGRL, via the coding sequence ATGGATTTCTCCCTCGTGCAGTCGTTCTTCATGCTCGGTTTCGTCGCGATGGCGGCCGGCACGTTCTGGTTCTTCATGGAGCGAGGTGATCTCAAACCCGAGTACCGGTCGGTGGCCAGCTATGCGGCCGTCATCACCTTCGTCGCCGCCATTCTCTACTACGTCATGAAGGACGTCGTGCAGTTCCCCGGTGGTGACATCACCGCGGCCGAGGTCGACGCCACGCTCCCGCTCCGGTACATCGACTGGCTGATCACCACCCCGCTCCTGCTGGTGGAGTTCGGCCTCATCCTCGCGATCGCCGGCGCCGTCCGCCGCGGATTCGTCACGCAGCTGATCATCGCCGACATCATCATGATCGTCTTCGGCTACCTCGGCGAGGTCGGCGTCCCCGGATCGGCGTCCAACTGGATCTTCTTCATCATCTCGGTGCTCGCCTGGTTGTACATCGTCTACCTGATCTTCACGGTGAAGGTGCCCGACGGTGCCCCCGCTCACGTGCGCGGTGCCCTGCAGGTGATGCGGCTCTTCGTGGTCATCGGCTGGTCGATCTACCCGCTCGGCACCGCCATCCAGGAGCTCATCGAGCTCGGCGGCGGCGACGCCGCAGTCGCCATCAGCATCGCCGCGGTGATCTACGTCATCGCCGACGTCCTCAACAAGGTCGGGTTCGGCCTGGTCGCCGTCCGCGCCGCGAAGAAGAGCAGTGTCGACGTCGTCGACGCGGCGCCCGGCGGCCGGCTCTGA
- a CDS encoding energy-coupling factor transporter transmembrane component T — protein sequence MTVTGPVTAAQATRGRFDPYADRVEASPLRFLYGINPLASLLAPAPAMLGLVFVRDAATPAAFLLLAYAVLLIGVRFTPRLVGFLLAVPAFAAVLALSFALWTDPERVDQSVAVWRIGDWTLYGGALEVGVATGLRIAAIVSLALIAGLSVTGPDLVRAMVQQLRVPYRIGYTALAAFRFVPRFGYELDVIRQAHRVRGAHGGRGPFAALRRWIGYVVPLLAGAIRHAERVALAMDSRAFGAYPDRTERNLVPWRPRDTVFTLAFWVASAVLFAAPLAR from the coding sequence ATGACGGTCACCGGGCCCGTCACCGCGGCCCAGGCGACCCGCGGCCGGTTCGACCCGTACGCCGATCGCGTCGAGGCGTCGCCGCTCCGCTTCCTGTACGGCATCAATCCGCTCGCGTCGCTCCTCGCGCCGGCACCGGCCATGCTGGGGCTGGTTTTCGTGAGGGATGCCGCGACCCCGGCCGCCTTCCTGCTGCTGGCCTACGCGGTGCTGCTCATCGGGGTGCGCTTCACCCCGCGGCTCGTCGGGTTCCTCCTCGCCGTTCCCGCGTTCGCCGCGGTGCTGGCGCTGAGCTTCGCCCTGTGGACCGACCCGGAGCGCGTCGACCAGAGCGTCGCGGTCTGGCGGATCGGCGACTGGACCCTCTACGGCGGAGCCCTCGAGGTGGGCGTCGCCACGGGCCTTCGGATCGCGGCCATCGTCTCGCTCGCCCTCATCGCCGGGCTGTCGGTCACCGGCCCCGACCTCGTCCGCGCCATGGTGCAGCAGCTGCGGGTGCCGTACCGGATCGGATACACCGCACTCGCGGCGTTCCGGTTCGTGCCCCGCTTCGGCTACGAACTCGACGTCATCCGCCAGGCGCATCGCGTGCGCGGCGCGCACGGTGGGCGGGGGCCCTTCGCCGCACTCCGCCGGTGGATCGGGTACGTCGTCCCGCTCCTGGCCGGCGCGATCCGGCACGCCGAGCGGGTGGCGCTCGCGATGGACTCCCGCGCCTTCGGCGCCTACCCCGACCGCACCGAGCGGAACCTCGTGCCGTGGCGCCCCCGCGACACGGTGTTCACCCTGGCGTTCTGGGTCGCGAGCGCCGTGCTGTTCGCCGCCCCGCTCGCTCGCTGA
- a CDS encoding acyl-CoA dehydrogenase family protein — protein MERDIYDEDHEAFRDVVKEFCKRYVTNEKREKWDADGQIDRETLRAAGDAGVMGLSVPEEYGGAGMLQDYRFRAIVNEEVIAAGAGSLAGAFGIQDDLAVPYLVHMGTDAQKQKWLPGMATGEIIGALAMSEPGAGSDLRGISTTAKKVDGGYLVNGAKTFISSGASADVVVTFVKTGEGNRPEAFSLLLIETSSEGFDHGKKLQKMGFHGHDTAELSFTDVFVPEENLISGTEGQGFIQLMMNLPLERLSIGVAGAAAAQAALDWTLDYTRSREAFGQRIIDFQNSRFQMADVATTVDALWAYIDRALLAYRDGKLSAEEAAKVKFWATEREWDVLDACVQLHGGYGYITEYPIARAFLDARVHRIYGGTNEIMREIVGRQLAGKR, from the coding sequence ATGGAGCGCGACATCTACGACGAGGACCACGAGGCGTTCCGCGACGTCGTCAAGGAGTTCTGCAAGCGCTACGTCACCAACGAAAAGCGAGAGAAGTGGGATGCCGACGGGCAGATCGATCGCGAGACGCTGCGCGCCGCGGGTGACGCCGGTGTGATGGGACTCTCGGTCCCCGAGGAGTACGGCGGCGCCGGGATGCTGCAGGACTACCGTTTCCGCGCGATCGTCAACGAAGAGGTCATCGCCGCGGGTGCCGGGTCGCTCGCGGGCGCCTTCGGCATCCAGGACGACCTCGCCGTGCCCTACCTCGTGCACATGGGCACCGACGCCCAGAAGCAGAAGTGGCTGCCGGGCATGGCGACCGGCGAGATCATCGGCGCCCTCGCCATGAGCGAGCCGGGTGCCGGTAGCGACCTGCGCGGCATCTCGACCACCGCGAAGAAGGTCGACGGCGGGTACCTCGTCAACGGGGCGAAGACGTTCATCTCCAGCGGCGCGAGCGCCGATGTCGTGGTCACCTTCGTCAAGACGGGGGAGGGAAATCGCCCCGAGGCGTTCAGCCTGCTGCTCATCGAGACCTCGTCGGAGGGCTTCGACCACGGCAAGAAGCTGCAGAAGATGGGCTTCCACGGCCACGACACCGCCGAGCTGTCCTTCACCGACGTGTTCGTGCCCGAGGAGAACCTCATCAGCGGCACCGAGGGGCAGGGCTTCATCCAGCTGATGATGAACCTGCCGCTCGAGCGCCTGTCCATCGGCGTCGCGGGGGCGGCGGCCGCGCAGGCGGCGCTGGACTGGACCCTCGACTACACCCGCAGCCGCGAGGCGTTCGGGCAGCGGATCATCGACTTCCAGAACTCCCGCTTCCAGATGGCGGATGTCGCCACCACCGTCGACGCCCTCTGGGCGTACATCGACCGGGCCCTGCTGGCGTACCGCGACGGCAAGCTCAGCGCGGAAGAGGCGGCGAAGGTGAAGTTCTGGGCGACCGAGCGCGAATGGGACGTGCTCGACGCCTGCGTGCAGCTGCACGGCGGGTACGGCTACATCACCGAGTACCCGATCGCCCGCGCGTTCCTCGACGCGCGCGTGCACCGCATCTACGGCGGCACGAACGAGATCATGCGCGAGATCGTGGGGCGGCAGCTCGCCGGCAAGCGCTGA
- a CDS encoding efflux RND transporter permease subunit, whose protein sequence is MSNLAVLSLKNRALIALITIVAALFGGIALNSLKQELIPSIEFPTLIIVSTYPGASPEVVNTDVSTPIETAIQAVPGLESTTATSTTNASVVQASFTYGTDLATAEQKITQAINRIESQLPDGLDPNVLSASIDDFPVIQLAVTGYDDEETIQSQLETSVVPELEDVEGVNTAQIVGGTGQRISITPDQAALAAAGFSQQAIRDALDQNGVLFPGGEITENDETLTVQTGVKLGSVDDIAALPLVPSDAAQFGGETVTIGDVATVEQAEDPVTSISRVDGEPALTIAVTKLPAANTVEVSQGVLAALPDLEDAIGGAEFTVVFDQAPYIQKSIETLAVEGTLGLVFAVLVILVFLLSIRSTLVTAISIPTSVLITFIGLQAFGYSLNILTLGALTIAIGRVVDDSIVVIENIKRHYVGDADKKAAILLGVREVSTAITASTITTVAVFLPIAFVGDVTGELFRPFALTTTIALLASLFVALTIVPVLAYWFLRPGKPILDEAGRAIDPEDPAAPPSRLQKAYLPILRWTLGHSWVTLLIAVLVLGGTVAAVPFMKTNFLGDSGQNTFTMTQDIGPAPSLDAESAAAEEVEAILTDIDGIQTVQVSIGSSGSPLQDAFAGGGTGITYSITTADDVDQVALREEVQERVSELDDAGTITVSAAQGGFGSTDIEIDVTAPDSATLQEATDAVVAGLDGREGIGQISNNLSSSLPFIAVTVDRDAAAALGLSEVAVGGIVSAAMQPQSVGTVEIDGTSLTVYLTAADTPLTIDELRQLQVPSATGPVPLEQIATVEPSTGPASITTEGGQRTATVTVTPSTDDLNVASATVTEALAEVDLPTGADADLGGVVSEQQDAFTQLGLALLAAILIVYIVMVATFKSLRQPLELLISVPFAATGAILLLVVTGIPLGVPSLIGVLMLIGIVVTNAIVLIDLVNQYREKGLSSFDATIAGGSRRLRPILMTALATIFALTPMALGITGSGGFISQPLAVVVIGGLISSTVLTLLVLPTLYNLIEGAKERREARRRLRDGDHDQTREGALAGAEGAFAGAEGALAGGSRGLTRRQLRQQAGVATGAVAVAAVAVPLIEEAPDVETPSSGDSPAAEDAADGDVVPEETSVPADLPIIEQDPDIETSMPPEESAADPAPNDASPGDEARAEEPEPGETESAAEAGDGEPMSDGGSPDDGSPDAESDPEGHEPR, encoded by the coding sequence AGCAGAAGATCACGCAGGCGATCAACCGCATCGAGAGCCAGCTGCCCGACGGCCTCGACCCGAACGTGCTGAGCGCCAGCATCGACGACTTCCCCGTCATCCAGCTCGCCGTCACCGGCTACGACGACGAGGAGACCATCCAGTCTCAGCTCGAGACGAGCGTGGTGCCCGAGCTCGAAGATGTCGAGGGCGTCAACACCGCCCAGATCGTCGGCGGCACGGGGCAGCGGATCAGCATCACCCCCGATCAGGCGGCGCTCGCCGCCGCGGGGTTCAGCCAGCAGGCGATCCGCGACGCGCTCGACCAGAACGGCGTGCTGTTCCCGGGCGGCGAGATCACCGAGAACGACGAGACCCTCACGGTGCAGACGGGGGTCAAGCTCGGCTCGGTCGACGACATCGCCGCACTGCCGCTGGTGCCGTCAGACGCGGCGCAGTTCGGTGGGGAAACCGTCACGATCGGCGACGTCGCGACGGTGGAGCAGGCCGAAGACCCGGTGACGAGCATCTCGCGGGTCGACGGCGAGCCCGCCCTCACGATCGCGGTCACGAAGCTCCCCGCCGCGAACACCGTCGAGGTGTCGCAGGGCGTGCTCGCCGCGCTCCCCGACCTCGAGGACGCCATCGGCGGCGCCGAGTTCACCGTCGTCTTCGACCAGGCGCCCTACATCCAGAAGTCCATCGAGACCCTCGCTGTCGAGGGCACGCTCGGACTCGTCTTCGCCGTCCTCGTCATCCTGGTCTTCCTGCTCTCGATCCGTTCGACGCTGGTCACGGCGATCTCGATCCCCACGAGCGTGCTCATCACCTTCATCGGGCTGCAGGCGTTCGGGTACTCGCTGAACATCCTCACCCTGGGCGCGCTCACGATCGCGATCGGCCGCGTGGTCGACGACTCGATCGTCGTGATCGAGAACATCAAGCGCCACTACGTCGGCGACGCCGACAAGAAGGCCGCGATCCTCCTCGGGGTCCGAGAGGTGTCGACCGCGATCACCGCGTCGACCATCACCACGGTGGCGGTGTTCCTCCCGATCGCCTTCGTCGGCGACGTCACCGGCGAGCTGTTCCGTCCGTTCGCCCTGACGACCACCATCGCGCTCCTGGCATCGCTGTTCGTAGCCCTCACGATCGTGCCGGTCCTGGCCTACTGGTTCCTCCGACCCGGCAAGCCGATCCTCGACGAGGCCGGCCGCGCGATCGACCCCGAAGACCCGGCCGCACCCCCCAGCCGCCTGCAGAAGGCCTACCTGCCGATCCTGCGCTGGACGCTCGGGCACTCGTGGGTCACCCTGCTCATCGCCGTCCTCGTCCTCGGCGGAACGGTCGCGGCGGTGCCGTTCATGAAGACGAACTTCCTCGGCGACTCCGGCCAGAACACCTTCACGATGACGCAGGACATCGGCCCCGCTCCGAGCCTGGATGCCGAGAGCGCCGCCGCCGAGGAGGTCGAGGCGATCCTCACCGACATCGACGGCATCCAGACCGTGCAGGTCTCGATCGGCTCCAGCGGATCCCCGCTCCAGGATGCCTTCGCCGGCGGCGGCACGGGTATCACCTACTCCATCACCACCGCCGACGACGTCGACCAGGTGGCCCTCCGTGAAGAGGTCCAGGAGCGCGTGTCCGAGCTCGACGACGCCGGCACGATCACCGTCTCTGCGGCGCAGGGCGGGTTCGGGTCGACCGACATCGAGATCGACGTCACCGCGCCCGACTCCGCGACCCTGCAGGAGGCGACCGACGCCGTCGTGGCGGGGCTGGACGGCCGTGAGGGCATCGGGCAGATCTCCAACAACCTCTCCTCGTCGCTGCCCTTCATCGCCGTGACGGTCGATCGCGACGCCGCGGCGGCCCTCGGCCTCTCGGAGGTCGCGGTCGGCGGCATCGTCTCGGCGGCCATGCAGCCGCAGTCGGTGGGCACCGTCGAGATCGACGGCACGTCGCTGACGGTCTATCTGACCGCCGCCGACACACCGCTGACGATCGACGAGCTGCGCCAGCTGCAGGTTCCGAGCGCCACGGGGCCTGTCCCGCTCGAGCAGATCGCCACCGTCGAGCCGTCGACGGGTCCGGCGTCGATCACCACCGAGGGCGGCCAGCGCACCGCCACCGTCACGGTGACCCCGTCGACCGACGACCTCAACGTCGCCTCGGCGACGGTGACCGAGGCGCTGGCCGAGGTCGACCTGCCCACCGGCGCCGACGCCGACCTCGGCGGCGTGGTCTCCGAGCAGCAGGACGCCTTCACCCAGCTCGGCCTCGCGCTCCTCGCGGCGATCCTCATCGTGTACATCGTGATGGTCGCGACGTTCAAGTCGCTCCGGCAGCCGCTCGAGCTGCTGATCTCGGTTCCCTTCGCGGCGACCGGAGCGATCCTGCTGCTCGTCGTCACCGGCATCCCGCTGGGGGTCCCGTCGCTCATCGGCGTGCTGATGCTCATCGGCATCGTGGTGACGAACGCCATCGTGCTCATCGACCTCGTGAACCAGTACCGCGAGAAGGGGCTGTCGTCGTTCGACGCCACCATTGCGGGCGGGTCGCGCCGACTCCGGCCGATCCTGATGACGGCGCTCGCGACGATCTTCGCCCTGACCCCCATGGCGCTCGGCATCACCGGTAGCGGCGGGTTCATCTCGCAGCCGCTCGCGGTCGTCGTGATCGGCGGGCTCATCTCGTCGACCGTGCTGACCCTTCTCGTCCTCCCGACGCTGTACAACCTCATCGAGGGGGCGAAGGAGCGTCGCGAGGCCCGCCGTCGCCTCCGCGACGGCGACCACGACCAGACCCGCGAGGGTGCACTCGCCGGCGCCGAGGGTGCGTTCGCCGGCGCCGAGGGTGCGCTCGCCGGCGGTTCGCGGGGACTCACTCGCCGTCAGCTGCGCCAGCAGGCGGGTGTTGCGACCGGCGCCGTCGCCGTCGCCGCCGTCGCGGTGCCGCTCATCGAGGAAGCGCCCGACGTAGAGACCCCGTCTTCGGGTGATTCGCCCGCCGCGGAGGATGCCGCCGACGGCGACGTCGTGCCGGAAGAGACCTCGGTGCCGGCAGACCTGCCGATCATCGAGCAGGATCCCGACATCGAGACGTCGATGCCCCCGGAGGAGTCAGCCGCCGACCCGGCGCCTAATGACGCGTCGCCTGGCGACGAGGCACGCGCTGAAGAACCGGAACCGGGTGAGACGGAGTCGGCTGCGGAGGCCGGCGACGGGGAGCCGATGTCAGACGGTGGATCGCCTGACGACGGATCGCCTGACGCGGAATCCGACCCTGAGGGGCACGAGCCGCGCTGA
- a CDS encoding M15 family metallopeptidase → MQAPVPHTPPLTRREARERARVLGAAPTRADHAVPARRASSLGGPGVPLARHVRRRHRRWTSIPVAAAVVAAFVLGSSASVTAAVAGLTPEPPPPTVAAPETSEPPTPLSALIAPATAAPTPPPLAPVPATDLPPAQPVEQQVAGQDLCANPAVTSALAAQDEAAVIAAVGGALPFRDAIVTGTAACLRLDDPTLSWVVVNKIRPFAPVDWAPASVVFPEGVRNLGEGALAPDAASALTAMVTAAAAAGVGEIGLQSAYRSYTTQQTSYGVQVADRGTEGADLVSARPGHSEHQSGLAADVVPCADGACGTLDDLAATPQGAWVAAHAWEFGWIVRYQEGRTDVTGYAPEPWHLRYVGTDLARAMHENGFTTLEEFFGLPAAPTYG, encoded by the coding sequence GTGCAGGCGCCCGTCCCTCACACTCCTCCCCTCACCCGTCGCGAAGCCAGAGAGCGCGCGCGGGTGCTCGGTGCTGCGCCGACGCGGGCGGATCACGCGGTCCCGGCGCGGCGCGCATCCTCTCTCGGCGGACCGGGTGTGCCGCTCGCCCGGCACGTGCGCCGGCGCCATCGCCGGTGGACGTCGATCCCGGTCGCGGCAGCTGTCGTCGCGGCGTTCGTCCTCGGCTCCAGCGCCAGCGTCACCGCCGCCGTCGCCGGTCTCACCCCCGAGCCGCCACCCCCCACGGTCGCCGCGCCCGAGACATCCGAGCCCCCGACTCCGCTGAGCGCCCTCATCGCCCCGGCGACCGCCGCGCCCACCCCGCCGCCGCTCGCGCCCGTGCCGGCCACCGATCTTCCTCCCGCGCAGCCGGTCGAGCAGCAGGTCGCCGGCCAAGACCTGTGCGCGAACCCGGCGGTGACGTCCGCGCTGGCGGCGCAGGACGAGGCGGCCGTCATCGCCGCCGTCGGCGGTGCCCTGCCGTTCCGCGACGCGATCGTCACGGGCACCGCAGCGTGCCTGCGCCTGGACGACCCGACCCTCAGCTGGGTGGTCGTCAACAAGATCCGCCCCTTCGCCCCGGTCGACTGGGCTCCCGCCTCGGTGGTCTTCCCCGAGGGTGTCCGCAACCTCGGCGAGGGCGCGCTCGCACCCGACGCCGCCTCCGCCCTCACGGCGATGGTGACGGCCGCCGCCGCGGCGGGCGTCGGCGAGATCGGGCTGCAAAGCGCCTACCGCTCCTATACGACCCAGCAGACGTCGTACGGCGTGCAGGTCGCCGACCGCGGCACCGAGGGCGCCGACCTCGTCAGTGCCCGGCCCGGGCACAGCGAGCATCAGTCGGGTCTCGCCGCGGACGTCGTGCCCTGCGCGGACGGAGCGTGCGGCACCCTCGACGACCTCGCTGCCACGCCGCAGGGCGCCTGGGTGGCCGCTCACGCGTGGGAGTTCGGCTGGATCGTGCGCTATCAGGAGGGCCGGACGGATGTCACGGGCTACGCGCCCGAGCCGTGGCACCTGCGCTACGTCGGGACCGACCTCGCGCGGGCGATGCATGAAAACGGCTTCACAACTTTAGAGGAGTTCTTCGGCCTTCCGGCCGCTCCCACCTACGGGTAG
- a CDS encoding DEAD/DEAH box helicase, with translation MSPKNKKPAGGRPARNYDPRYAAGASYQDRKRRPADGAAGGGAKAGGTKAGSRSPGHRGYRANDAADNRSGGSREWVAREASEPKRRWSAQEKAGRDEARSIRSQARGDRGSYARSAEDRPARRYDGGDRPQRRFEDDRPQRRFDGGDRSQRRFENDRPVRRNDDRPARRFDGDDRPARRYEGGDRPQRRFEDDRPQRRFDGADRPQRRFEDRAPRRDDDRPARRTDDRPARRFDERPPRAGDERPARRHDDRPQRRTDDRPKHRFDDRPARRHDDERPARRFDDRPQRRTDDRPARTAHAEAQLDVVHERLQAEAVEAHEVENIGFGDLGLGQNIVTRLEELGASSPFPIQAATIPPIIQGRDVLARGRTGSGKTIAFGAPLVEAILRAQAGQKRQQGRAPQALILAPTRELALQIDRTVQALARSVGLFTTQIYGGVPQARQVGALRKGVDIIVGTPGRIEDLVEQGKLDLSQVKIAVLDEADHMCELGFLEPVQRILRLTADGSQKLLFSATLDREVAALVEEFLVEPAVYEVAGEDQDSSTIEHRVLVIDHRDKAEIVTSLADRDGKTLVFARTRAYAEMLAEQLDDAGIPALALHGDLNQGKRTRNLERLTSGRVRVLVATDVAARGIHVDDIDLVVQADAPDEYKTYLHRSGRTGRAGRAGTVVTLVTRQRRRRMSELLSRAEIDAPFEEARPGDEVVEALAGRPTVADLTS, from the coding sequence ATGAGCCCGAAGAACAAGAAGCCCGCCGGCGGACGCCCGGCGCGAAACTACGACCCGCGGTACGCAGCGGGCGCCAGCTACCAGGACCGCAAGCGGCGGCCCGCCGACGGCGCCGCCGGCGGCGGAGCGAAGGCCGGCGGGACGAAGGCCGGCAGCCGCAGCCCCGGTCACCGTGGGTACCGCGCGAACGACGCCGCCGACAACCGCTCCGGTGGCTCGCGCGAATGGGTCGCCCGCGAGGCGAGCGAGCCCAAGCGTCGCTGGAGCGCGCAGGAGAAGGCGGGGCGCGATGAAGCCCGCTCCATCCGCTCGCAGGCGCGCGGCGACCGCGGCTCGTACGCCCGCTCGGCTGAGGATCGTCCCGCTCGCCGTTACGACGGCGGCGATCGTCCGCAGCGCCGGTTCGAGGATGACCGTCCGCAACGCCGTTTCGACGGCGGCGACCGCTCGCAGCGCCGGTTCGAGAACGACCGCCCCGTTCGCCGGAACGACGACCGTCCCGCTCGCCGCTTCGATGGCGACGACCGTCCCGCTCGCCGTTACGAGGGTGGTGACCGTCCGCAGCGTCGATTCGAGGATGACCGTCCGCAGCGTCGTTTCGACGGCGCTGACCGTCCGCAGCGTCGCTTCGAGGATCGCGCGCCGCGCCGCGATGACGATCGCCCGGCCCGCCGCACCGACGACCGCCCGGCGCGCCGCTTCGACGAGCGTCCGCCCCGCGCCGGCGACGAGCGTCCCGCTCGCCGCCACGACGACCGGCCCCAGCGTCGTACGGACGACCGGCCGAAGCATCGCTTCGACGACCGACCGGCTCGTCGTCACGACGACGAGCGCCCGGCTCGCCGCTTCGACGACCGGCCGCAGCGACGCACCGACGACCGCCCCGCGCGCACGGCGCACGCCGAGGCGCAGCTGGACGTCGTCCACGAGCGCCTGCAGGCAGAGGCGGTCGAGGCGCACGAGGTCGAGAACATCGGCTTCGGAGACCTCGGTCTCGGCCAGAACATCGTGACCCGTCTGGAAGAGCTCGGCGCCTCGTCGCCCTTCCCGATCCAGGCGGCGACCATTCCGCCGATCATCCAGGGCCGTGACGTGCTGGCACGCGGTCGCACCGGCTCGGGCAAGACCATCGCGTTCGGCGCACCGCTCGTCGAGGCGATCCTGCGCGCACAGGCCGGGCAGAAGCGTCAGCAGGGTCGTGCGCCGCAGGCGCTGATCCTCGCGCCGACCCGCGAGCTCGCCCTGCAGATCGACCGCACGGTGCAGGCGCTCGCGCGCAGCGTCGGTCTCTTCACCACCCAGATCTACGGCGGCGTGCCGCAGGCACGTCAGGTCGGGGCGCTCCGCAAGGGCGTCGACATCATCGTGGGCACCCCCGGCCGCATTGAAGACCTCGTGGAACAGGGCAAGCTCGACCTCTCGCAGGTGAAGATCGCCGTCCTCGACGAGGCCGACCACATGTGCGAGCTGGGCTTCCTCGAGCCGGTGCAGCGCATCCTCCGCCTGACGGCCGACGGATCGCAGAAGCTCCTCTTCTCCGCGACCCTCGACCGTGAGGTCGCGGCGCTCGTCGAGGAGTTCCTGGTCGAGCCGGCCGTCTACGAGGTCGCCGGCGAGGACCAGGACTCCAGCACCATCGAGCACCGCGTGCTCGTGATCGACCACCGCGACAAGGCCGAGATCGTCACCTCCCTCGCCGACCGGGACGGCAAGACCCTCGTCTTCGCGCGTACCCGCGCGTACGCCGAGATGCTCGCCGAGCAGCTCGACGACGCCGGCATCCCGGCACTGGCGCTGCACGGCGACCTGAACCAGGGCAAGCGCACACGCAACCTCGAGCGTCTGACCTCGGGTCGAGTGCGGGTGCTCGTCGCGACCGACGTCGCCGCCCGCGGCATCCATGTCGACGACATCGACCTCGTGGTCCAGGCGGACGCACCGGACGAATACAAGACGTACCTGCACCGCTCGGGCCGCACCGGCCGCGCGGGGCGTGCCGGGACCGTGGTCACCCTCGTGACCCGTCAGCGTCGTCGTCGCATGTCGGAGCTGCTGAGTCGCGCCGAGATCGATGCGCCGTTCGAAGAGGCGCGTCCTGGCGACGAGGTCGTCGAGGCCCTCGCGGGTCGCCCGACGGTCGCCGACCTCACCTCCTGA